From the Leptospira montravelensis genome, the window TTCTTTAATTTGAATTTCAAGTATTGGAATTTTGTTCTTAACAAGATCCCAAACAATATCATAATCAACGATGAAGTAGCCATGTATTAAATGGTTTCTTGTTGCAGAAAATTTCCGCCATTCAGGTTGATTATTCTTTTTCTTAAAGGAATCAGAAAGTTTGTTAGAGGCTTCGCCAATAATCTCAATACTT encodes:
- a CDS encoding DUF86 domain-containing protein: MKSDLDFFKHIYNEILFLKDELSKTDENSFLNNNVLKRAFVRSIEIIGEASNKLSDSFKKKNNQPEWRKFSATRNHLIHGYFIVDYDIVWDLVKNKIPILEIQIKEILQKEKTLFD